One Prionailurus bengalensis isolate Pbe53 chromosome D3, Fcat_Pben_1.1_paternal_pri, whole genome shotgun sequence genomic region harbors:
- the LRCOL1 gene encoding leucine-rich colipase-like protein 1, with the protein MACARRLLLLLYLLPVSLAWRPKTVFHLPKVSTTPPQRRCLPPRILSGLSGKEGPRASGPPGQLTLAPPGRRVPDDDGHRPGSQAGPEPLLCPQQPGVTEALHHPDRLPPGPGPAEGARAGWPAPGGGGSRRPELAAEGAGGRRRERGLPSGGGQPDGHACSQHSECRSRCCVLSISGSELTCRPMTIFLQCQPWRKVSRRPGRGREGRGQGGRRAPGSSSVSPAQREPLHQRRRVPEQVLPRSDRGQPPPLRPPERDPGSMPDLGECPRCPGGGAARSPGLALGPAPSEHDSPNPRSVPFQERLSSAIWTLASASASLSRKAWIRPPKRKQVTDRSLGVSAGNRCPRLGKGHLMRGWVVNPPHQVPGLPGARIPNMGLRAGVTGKLILMEEPVRTREKLSLDLVPAFSWELSLWFPPLVLGCENLQVSDAPVLS; encoded by the exons ATGGCGTGCGCCAGGcgtctgctgctgctgctctacCTGCTGCCTGTGTCCTTGGCCTGGAGGCCCAAGACCGTGTTCCATTTGCCTAAGGtaagcaccacccccccccagcgGAG GTGCCTGCCCCCACGAATCCTGTCTGGGCTCTCTGGAAAAGAAGGCCCCCGGGCGTCTGGGCCCCCAGGACAGCTGACGCTGGCTCCCCCAGGCCGCAGGGTCCCCGACGATGACGGTCACAGGCCGGGGAGCCAGGCAG GGCCCGAgccactgctgtgtccccagcagccTGGAGTCACAGAAGCTCTGCACCACCCAGACCGGCTCCCTCCAGGGCCGGGCCCGGCAGAAGGCGCCCGAGCTGGCTGGCCGGCACCAGGAGGAGGAGGGTCCCGCCGCCCAGAGCTGGCCGCCGAGGGGGCAGGGGGCCGGCGGAGAGAACGGGGTCTCCCCTCCGGCGGCGGGCAGCCGGACGGCCACGCCTGCTCCCAGCACTCCGAATGCCGGAGCCGCTGCTGTGTGCTCAGCATCTCCGGCTCCGAGCTGACCTGCAGACCCATGACCATCTTCCTGCAGTGTCAGCCTTGGCGCAAGGTGAGCCGGCGGCCGGGCCGCGGCAGGGAGGGCCGGGGCCAGGGCGGGAGGCGGGCGCCAGGCTCCagctctgtgtccccagcccaACGGGAGCCACTGCACCAACGACGACGAGTGCCAGAGCAGGTGTTGCCTCGCTCCGACCGAGGTCAGCCACCGCCGCTGCGTCCCCCAGAGAGGGATCCTGGTTCAATGCCTGATCTTGGTGAGTGCCCCCGGTGCCCGGGTGGAGGGGCTGCCCGGAGCCCTGGACTGGCCCTAGGGCCTGCGCCGAGTGAACACGATTCTCCGAACCCACGGAGCGTCCCCTTCCAGGAGAGGCTGTCCTCTGCCATCTGGACACTGGCCTCCGCGTCCGCTTCCTTGAGCAGGAAGGCCTGGATAAGGCCTCCGAAAAGGAAACAGGTCACAGACAGGTCCCTCGGGGTCTCGGCAGGGAACAGGTGCCCCCGCCTGGGAAAGGGCCATCTGATGCGTGGCTGGGTGGTGAACCCACCTCACCAGGTGCCAGGATTACCGGGTGCCAGGattcccaacatggggctgagggcggggg TGACGGGGAAACTCATCCTCATGGAAGAACCAGTCCGGACCCGGGAGAAGCTCAGCCTGGATCTCGTGCCTGCGTTTAGCTGGGAGCTCAGCTTGTGGTTCCCGCCCCTCGTTCTGGGCTGTGAAAACCTGCAGGTGTCAGACGCGCCCGTCCTGTCATAG